The Pseudomonas berkeleyensis genome includes a region encoding these proteins:
- a CDS encoding chemotaxis protein CheW, whose product MPASSKTATGELHLQFQLGEDRYALPAREVVEVLPLRRLKQMPEAPEWVAGLFEHRGRMTPVIDLCQRVLGRKARSRSSTRLVLVRFAPSQGEHSPVLGLLLEQATDTLRLAPEAFKASGLEAGLPDYLGPVQRDSQGVIQRIEVSNLLDDAMRALLFQPVAQG is encoded by the coding sequence ATGCCGGCCTCCAGCAAAACAGCCACGGGCGAACTGCACCTGCAGTTTCAGCTCGGCGAGGATCGCTACGCCCTCCCCGCTCGCGAGGTCGTCGAGGTGCTGCCGCTGCGCCGCCTGAAGCAGATGCCCGAGGCTCCTGAGTGGGTCGCGGGGCTGTTCGAACACCGTGGCCGCATGACCCCGGTGATCGACCTGTGCCAGCGCGTGCTCGGCCGCAAAGCACGCTCGCGTAGCAGTACACGACTGGTGCTGGTGCGCTTCGCCCCCAGCCAGGGCGAGCACTCCCCGGTACTCGGCCTACTGCTGGAGCAGGCCACCGATACCCTGCGCCTGGCACCCGAGGCGTTCAAGGCCAGCGGCCTGGAAGCCGGCCTGCCGGATTACCTGGGCCCGGTTCAGCGCGACAGCCAGGGCGTGATCCAGCGCATCGAGGTCAGCAACCTGCTCGATGACGCCATGCGCGCCCTGCTGTTCCAACCCGTGGCGCAGGGCTGA
- a CDS encoding CheR family methyltransferase, translating to MIEHIERLLKSRIGLDAESVGRSVIERAVRQRMAAIGLHELESYWTTLGGSPREQQALVEAVVVPETWFFRYPESFNALASLALERQAQLHGARPLRLISLPCSSGEEPYSIAMALLDAGFAPGQFQIDALDVSDKVLEQARKGLYGRNSFRGDALEFRDRFFREQAGSFLLDERVRDCVRLRTGNLLDGNLFAGETPYDFIFCRNLLIYFDRPTQVRVLELLKRQLQAEGTLFIGPAEASLASQNGLQALGRQQTFAFRLAPSIPAKPATMRAAASRTRPSVTPVARPPLPSRARPAPQKVQSQAPRPQAQSEDTWTEVASLANAGRSAQARQLSEQHLQTHGPSAAAYYWLGLLSDVDGHSAQACGYYRKAIYLEPQHREALTHLAAHLEAQGDPAGAQRLYRRAQTPGVGDDD from the coding sequence ATGATCGAGCATATCGAGCGCCTGCTGAAAAGCCGCATCGGTCTGGATGCCGAGTCGGTCGGGCGCAGCGTGATCGAACGCGCCGTGCGCCAACGCATGGCTGCCATAGGCCTGCATGAACTGGAAAGCTACTGGACGACACTGGGCGGTTCGCCACGCGAACAGCAGGCCCTGGTCGAGGCCGTGGTCGTACCGGAGACCTGGTTCTTTCGTTACCCGGAATCCTTCAATGCCCTGGCCAGCCTGGCCCTGGAACGCCAGGCGCAGCTACATGGCGCACGCCCTCTGCGCCTGATCAGCCTGCCCTGCTCCAGCGGCGAAGAACCCTACTCCATCGCCATGGCCCTGCTCGATGCCGGTTTCGCTCCTGGCCAGTTCCAGATCGATGCGCTCGACGTCAGTGACAAGGTGCTGGAGCAGGCGCGCAAGGGTCTTTATGGACGCAACTCGTTCCGCGGCGACGCCCTGGAGTTTCGCGACCGTTTCTTCCGCGAGCAGGCCGGCAGCTTCCTGCTCGACGAACGCGTGCGCGACTGCGTACGCCTGCGCACCGGCAACCTGCTCGATGGCAATCTGTTCGCCGGCGAAACGCCTTATGACTTCATCTTCTGCCGCAACCTGCTGATCTACTTCGACCGCCCCACCCAGGTGCGTGTGCTGGAGTTGCTCAAGCGCCAGCTGCAGGCAGAAGGCACCCTGTTCATCGGCCCGGCAGAGGCCAGCCTGGCCAGCCAGAACGGCTTGCAGGCACTGGGTCGCCAGCAGACCTTCGCCTTTCGCCTGGCACCGAGCATACCCGCCAAACCTGCCACGATGCGTGCTGCAGCCAGCCGCACGCGGCCATCGGTCACGCCTGTGGCGCGACCGCCCCTCCCCAGCCGAGCACGCCCCGCGCCCCAAAAGGTACAGAGCCAGGCGCCAAGGCCGCAGGCACAGAGTGAAGATACCTGGACGGAAGTCGCCAGCCTGGCCAATGCCGGACGCAGTGCGCAGGCCCGCCAACTCAGCGAGCAGCACCTGCAGACCCACGGCCCCAGCGCTGCGGCCTACTATTGGCTAGGCCTGCTCAGCGACGTGGATGGGCATAGCGCACAGGCCTGTGGCTATTACCGCAAGGCGATCTATCTCGAACCACAGCATCGCGAAGCGCTGACCCACCTGGCCGCGCATCTGGAAGCCCAGGGCGACCCTGCGGGAGCACAGCGCCTTTACCGTCGAGCGCAGACGCCGGGAGTAGGTGACGATGACTGA